Proteins encoded in a region of the Streptomyces sp. NBC_01298 genome:
- a CDS encoding polyamine ABC transporter substrate-binding protein codes for MSPEAHPLSRRSLLRAGTAAALGLAAAGCGFAAGEDPAGEAAAQTPIDVKVDGDLVYFNWADFVDPAVFEGFEKEYGVKVVQSNFDSMEGMAAKLNSGNRYDIIFPTAKWSQRLATGGKLRTIDHTRLKNAEAVFAGYDYFADPWYDPRSRHTVPFTMYKTGIGWRRDRLGDLTGSWDDLWNERAKGKVFVLDDRDEVLGVGALKLGLGLTTDDQDELARVTDTLRSLRPRLRGFSSDSYNNLLNGNADMTQAWSGDMAAMLAQAEDPAVFGFEVAREGAPLNSDCYAIPANAQHPGTAMLFIDYMLRPENAKKNIEYIGYPMPVRGTEDTYTALVEPFPQCQVTAADLKDDLYFRNGTAKGEQHRDAAWTDVKAG; via the coding sequence ATGTCCCCCGAGGCACACCCCCTGTCCAGACGCTCCCTCCTCCGCGCCGGCACCGCCGCCGCACTCGGCCTCGCCGCGGCCGGCTGCGGGTTCGCGGCCGGTGAGGACCCGGCCGGCGAAGCGGCCGCGCAGACGCCGATCGACGTCAAGGTCGACGGCGACCTCGTCTACTTCAACTGGGCCGACTTCGTCGACCCGGCCGTCTTCGAAGGCTTCGAGAAGGAGTACGGCGTCAAGGTCGTCCAGTCGAACTTCGACTCGATGGAAGGCATGGCCGCCAAGCTCAACTCCGGGAACCGGTACGACATCATCTTCCCCACGGCGAAATGGTCCCAGCGCCTCGCCACCGGGGGGAAGCTGCGGACGATCGACCACACCCGGCTGAAGAACGCCGAGGCGGTGTTCGCCGGCTACGACTACTTCGCCGACCCCTGGTACGACCCCCGCTCCCGGCACACCGTGCCCTTCACCATGTACAAGACCGGCATCGGCTGGCGCCGCGACCGGCTCGGTGACCTGACCGGTTCCTGGGACGACCTGTGGAACGAGCGGGCCAAGGGCAAGGTCTTCGTACTCGACGACCGTGACGAGGTGCTCGGCGTGGGGGCGCTGAAGCTCGGCCTCGGCCTCACCACCGACGACCAGGACGAGCTCGCGCGCGTCACCGACACCCTGCGCTCGCTCCGCCCCCGCCTGCGCGGCTTCTCCAGCGACAGCTACAACAACCTGCTCAACGGCAACGCCGACATGACGCAGGCGTGGAGCGGGGACATGGCCGCCATGCTCGCCCAGGCCGAGGACCCCGCCGTCTTCGGCTTCGAGGTCGCGCGCGAGGGCGCTCCCCTCAACTCCGACTGTTACGCGATCCCCGCCAACGCGCAGCACCCCGGCACGGCGATGCTCTTCATCGACTACATGCTCCGCCCGGAGAACGCGAAGAAGAACATCGAGTACATCGGCTACCCCATGCCGGTCCGCGGCACCGAGGACACCTACACCGCGCTCGTGGAGCCGTTCCCCCAGTGCCAGGTGACGGCGGCCGACCTCAAGGACGACCTCTACTTCCGCAACGGCACGGCCAAGGGCGAGCAGCACCGCGACGCCGCCTGGACCGATGTGAAGGCCGGCTGA
- a CDS encoding ABC transporter permease, producing MLPGTLWMTGFLVASLLLVATLALGTTDPLGNPRFGLNFENFAALADPAYRTVLLRSLGYALITCLICLAVAYPVAYAIALRGGRFKSLLIAAIVVPFFANYLVRMYGWSVVLSDDGPVLKALRAIGLADTDTKILQTAPGVIAGLVYGFVVFMIIPLYAAMERMDTSLIEAGRDLYGGPLRTFLFVTVPATRQGAAAGCVLVFLPAMGDFVSAQLMGGPDQIMIGNLIQDKFFQGQNWPLGSALTILLMAVLLLGMLGYLRRTRKDEAEAVR from the coding sequence ATGCTCCCGGGCACCCTGTGGATGACCGGGTTCCTCGTCGCGTCCCTGCTCCTGGTGGCCACCCTCGCCCTCGGCACCACCGACCCGCTCGGGAACCCGCGCTTCGGGCTCAACTTCGAGAACTTCGCCGCGCTCGCCGATCCGGCCTACCGCACCGTCCTGCTGCGCTCGCTCGGCTACGCGCTGATCACCTGCCTCATCTGCCTGGCCGTGGCCTACCCGGTCGCCTACGCCATCGCCCTGCGCGGCGGCCGCTTCAAGAGCCTGCTGATCGCCGCGATCGTCGTGCCGTTCTTCGCCAACTACCTGGTACGGATGTACGGCTGGTCCGTGGTGCTCTCCGATGACGGGCCGGTGCTGAAGGCCCTGCGCGCGATCGGCCTCGCCGACACCGACACCAAGATCCTCCAGACCGCCCCGGGAGTCATCGCCGGCCTCGTCTACGGCTTCGTCGTCTTCATGATCATCCCGCTGTACGCGGCCATGGAGCGGATGGACACCTCGCTCATCGAGGCCGGGCGGGACCTCTACGGCGGCCCCTTGAGGACCTTCCTCTTCGTCACCGTGCCCGCCACCCGCCAGGGCGCGGCGGCGGGCTGCGTCCTCGTCTTCCTGCCCGCCATGGGCGACTTCGTCAGCGCACAGCTCATGGGAGGCCCCGACCAGATCATGATCGGCAACCTGATCCAGGACAAGTTCTTCCAGGGCCAGAACTGGCCGCTCGGCTCGGCCCTGACCATCCTGCTGATGGCGGTCCTGCTCCTCGGGATGCTCGGCTACCTGAGGCGCACCCGCAAGGACGAGGCGGAGGCGGTCCGATGA
- a CDS encoding ABC transporter permease: MTPRPVPRTAPSLRTAPSPGTAPSPGTAPSPRTPRGRRRRGADRRPRFAIAVTAVFFALLYLPVGVVVLFSFNAQKSLTVFDGASLRWYRAFLRDDALVGSLGMSLRVSLVAMAVSLVLGVLLALGLVRGRGRLGSFAGLVMLVPLVTPEIVTGVASMMLFKGLGITLSTTTVMLAEVTFSISYVTVILRSRIAALNPEVEEAAMDLGATRRQALRLVTLPALLPGILASGVLIFALVFDDFVLAYFTTGVDPQPLSVRIYSAIRFGVQPTINAVGTLMLVGSIALIAFALAIPRLFGRRGGLDLLPGK, encoded by the coding sequence ATGACCCCGCGCCCGGTCCCCCGTACGGCACCTTCGCTTCGTACGGCACCGTCACCCGGTACGGCTCCGTCACCCGGTACGGCTCCGTCACCTCGTACCCCGCGCGGCAGGCGGCGCCGCGGCGCAGACCGCCGGCCCCGGTTCGCCATCGCCGTCACCGCGGTCTTCTTCGCGCTGCTCTACCTCCCCGTCGGCGTCGTCGTCCTCTTCTCCTTCAACGCGCAGAAGTCCCTCACCGTCTTCGACGGCGCGAGCCTGCGCTGGTACCGCGCGTTCCTCCGCGACGACGCACTCGTCGGCTCGCTCGGCATGAGCCTGAGGGTGTCCCTGGTCGCGATGGCCGTCTCGCTCGTCCTCGGAGTGCTCCTCGCCCTCGGACTGGTCCGCGGCCGCGGCCGCCTCGGCTCCTTCGCCGGCCTGGTCATGCTCGTACCGCTGGTCACCCCGGAGATCGTCACCGGCGTCGCATCGATGATGCTCTTCAAGGGCCTCGGCATCACCCTGTCCACCACCACCGTGATGCTCGCCGAGGTCACCTTCTCCATCTCCTACGTCACGGTCATCCTGCGCTCCCGCATCGCGGCCCTCAACCCGGAGGTCGAGGAGGCGGCGATGGACCTCGGAGCCACCCGCCGCCAAGCCCTGCGCCTGGTGACCCTGCCCGCACTGCTCCCCGGCATCCTCGCGTCCGGGGTACTGATCTTCGCCCTGGTCTTCGACGACTTCGTCCTCGCCTACTTCACCACCGGCGTCGACCCGCAGCCGCTTTCCGTCCGCATCTACTCGGCGATCCGGTTCGGCGTCCAGCCCACCATCAACGCCGTCGGCACCCTGATGCTCGTCGGGTCCATCGCCCTCATCGCCTTCGCCCTTGCCATCCCGCGCCTCTTCGGCCGCCGGGGCGGCCTCGATCTGCTCCCGGGGAAGTGA
- a CDS encoding ABC transporter ATP-binding protein, translating into MHHPNPQPAVRLDRVAKRYRTTDTYAVHDVTLDIAPGEFFSLLGPSGCGKTTLLRMTGGFTDPTEGSVLLGGEDVTGLPPNKRDVNTVFQSYALFDHLSLADNVAFGLKRSGVPRAEIRQRVGDMLDLVQLGELAGRKPPTLSGGQRQRVALARALVNRPQVLLLDEPLAALDLKLRRRMQVELKQIQREVGITFVFVTHDQDEALTMSDRLAVMNEGRIEQCGTPEDVYERPTSSFTATFMGTSNLVPGTYRSGRVVLDQGPALPVGPRSGVPDGSRVSLSIRPEKIWLSGFEPGMAKVGGVVRETVYSGPTTTYLIELAPGVTVSVLEQNTVRSRMEDRWSGGEQVEIGWNPEHCLVLD; encoded by the coding sequence ATGCACCACCCGAACCCACAGCCCGCCGTCCGGCTCGACCGGGTCGCCAAGCGGTACCGCACCACGGACACCTACGCCGTCCACGACGTCACCCTCGACATCGCCCCGGGCGAGTTCTTCTCCCTCCTCGGCCCCTCCGGCTGCGGGAAGACCACCCTCCTGCGCATGACCGGAGGCTTCACCGACCCCACGGAGGGCAGCGTCCTGCTCGGCGGCGAGGACGTCACGGGTCTGCCGCCCAACAAGCGCGACGTCAACACCGTCTTCCAGAGCTACGCCCTCTTCGACCACCTCTCGCTCGCCGACAACGTGGCCTTCGGCCTCAAGCGCAGCGGCGTGCCCCGCGCCGAGATCCGCCAACGGGTCGGCGACATGCTGGACCTCGTACAGCTCGGGGAACTGGCCGGCCGCAAACCGCCCACCCTCTCCGGCGGCCAGCGCCAGCGCGTCGCCCTCGCCCGCGCCCTGGTCAACCGGCCCCAAGTGCTGCTCCTGGACGAGCCGTTGGCCGCCCTCGACCTGAAACTGCGGCGCCGGATGCAGGTCGAGCTCAAGCAGATCCAGCGGGAGGTCGGCATCACCTTCGTCTTCGTCACCCACGACCAGGACGAGGCCCTGACCATGTCGGACCGCCTCGCCGTCATGAACGAGGGCCGCATCGAGCAGTGCGGCACGCCGGAGGACGTGTACGAGCGCCCCACGAGCAGCTTCACGGCCACCTTCATGGGCACCTCCAACCTGGTCCCGGGGACCTACCGCTCCGGTCGCGTCGTCCTCGACCAGGGGCCGGCCCTGCCCGTCGGTCCCCGGTCCGGCGTCCCCGACGGCAGCCGGGTCAGCCTCTCGATCCGCCCCGAGAAGATCTGGCTCTCCGGATTCGAACCGGGCATGGCCAAGGTCGGCGGAGTCGTCCGGGAGACCGTCTACTCCGGCCCGACCACCACCTACCTCATCGAACTGGCCCCCGGCGTCACGGTGTCCGTACTGGAGCAGAACACCGTCCGCTCCCGCATGGAGGACCGCTGGAGCGGCGGCGAGCAGGTCGAGATCGGCTGGAACCCCGAACACTGCCTGGTCCTCGACTGA
- a CDS encoding flavin monoamine oxidase family protein, with product MNHDVIVLGAGLAGLAAARDLAAGGADVLVVEARDRVGGRVEQTTLPDGRLVQLGGEVVGRAHTAYTALVAELGLTLVPSYVSEPGALVRATAEGVSATDPPHWFGPGDDSCHAKVTAAFTVLAATVDPADPWSHPEAAHLDRLSVGTWLRAQGATQAVVRLWEIGQLALADGSCERTSLLAALRKHAAVPGTGHYEYEAWEGLRVAEGSATVALRMAEALGGRIRTGSPVEAVAIHRPGRSSVRLAGGETLTAAAVVSALPVGPLRAVAVTGVTDERLSSLHRQRHALAAKFTAAYARPFWRDRGLSGLSESEGILGSTWPQSEGILSALVPPERYGVLLGTPAPLRTPELLADIARLYGDEANRPLAAFIRMWGTDPWTQGYVTQWTPGDVMAVGPRHGTHEPPFYVCGSDQWVAGYMEGAVRTGRAAAEEALRRG from the coding sequence ATGAACCACGACGTCATCGTGCTCGGCGCCGGACTGGCGGGTCTCGCCGCCGCGCGCGACCTGGCCGCGGGCGGGGCCGACGTCCTCGTCGTCGAGGCACGCGACCGCGTCGGCGGACGCGTCGAACAGACCACCCTCCCCGACGGCCGGCTGGTTCAGCTCGGCGGGGAGGTGGTGGGCCGCGCCCACACCGCCTACACCGCCCTGGTCGCGGAACTGGGCCTGACCCTGGTCCCCAGCTACGTCTCCGAGCCCGGCGCCCTCGTCCGCGCCACCGCCGAAGGAGTCTCCGCCACGGATCCGCCCCACTGGTTCGGCCCCGGTGACGACTCCTGCCACGCCAAGGTCACCGCCGCCTTCACGGTGCTCGCCGCGACCGTCGACCCCGCCGACCCCTGGTCCCACCCCGAGGCCGCGCACCTCGACCGGCTGTCCGTCGGCACCTGGCTCCGTGCCCAGGGCGCCACCCAGGCCGTCGTCCGCCTCTGGGAGATCGGCCAACTCGCCCTCGCCGACGGCTCCTGCGAACGGACCTCCCTGCTCGCGGCCCTCCGCAAACACGCCGCCGTACCCGGCACCGGCCACTACGAGTACGAGGCGTGGGAGGGCCTGCGCGTCGCCGAGGGCTCGGCCACCGTGGCCCTGCGCATGGCCGAGGCCCTCGGCGGCCGGATCCGTACGGGCTCACCCGTCGAGGCGGTCGCGATACACCGGCCCGGCCGCAGCTCCGTACGCCTGGCCGGTGGCGAAACCCTCACCGCCGCCGCCGTGGTCAGCGCGCTCCCGGTGGGGCCGCTCCGGGCGGTCGCCGTCACCGGGGTCACGGACGAACGCCTCTCCTCCCTGCACCGCCAACGCCACGCCCTCGCGGCCAAGTTCACCGCCGCCTACGCCCGGCCCTTCTGGCGCGACCGGGGCCTCAGCGGCCTCTCCGAAAGCGAAGGGATCCTCGGCAGCACCTGGCCGCAGAGCGAAGGCATCCTCTCCGCCCTCGTCCCGCCCGAACGCTACGGCGTCCTCCTCGGTACGCCCGCACCCCTGCGCACCCCCGAACTGCTGGCCGACATCGCGCGCCTCTACGGCGACGAGGCCAACCGGCCGCTCGCCGCGTTCATCCGCATGTGGGGCACCGACCCGTGGACCCAGGGCTACGTCACCCAGTGGACCCCCGGCGACGTCATGGCCGTCGGCCCCCGCCACGGCACCCACGAACCCCCCTTCTACGTCTGCGGATCCGACCAGTGGGTGGCCGGCTACATGGAAGGCGCCGTCCGCACCGGACGAGCCGCCGCCGAGGAGGCCCTGCGCCGTGGCTGA
- a CDS encoding aldehyde dehydrogenase family protein: MPLTDPATGRVHGHAPRSGPADTDAACLAAAAAYGQWSLTTPAIRQRALLAVADAIEAHADAFTAAETGDTGKPAERFRDDELPAIADAVRYFAGAARNLPGAAAAEYTEGRTSLLRREPVGVCAQITPWNYPLMMAAWKIAPAIAAGNTTVLKPADTTPSSSVLLARIAAEHLPPGVLNVVCGDRDAGRALTAHPAVALIAVTGSVRAGREIAAAAAAGLKRVHLELGGNAPVIVHEDVDVEATAAALAAVAYYNAGQDCTAPTRFLVHRRIHDAFLAAFAAEAAGLRAGADFGPLNNAGQLASVRGLLDRLPPHARIVTGGSRFAGPGFFHEPTVIAGVRQDDEIVQEEIFGPVVTVQSFADEAEALHLANGVRFGLAASVWTTGHERAMRATRALHTGIVWVNTHGTTVSEMPHGGVKHSGYGSDLSLSGLLDYTQAKHVML; encoded by the coding sequence ATGCCCCTCACCGACCCCGCCACCGGCCGCGTGCACGGCCACGCCCCGCGCTCGGGCCCCGCCGACACGGACGCGGCCTGCCTCGCGGCAGCGGCCGCGTACGGACAGTGGTCCCTCACCACCCCGGCGATCCGGCAGCGCGCCCTCCTCGCCGTGGCCGATGCCATCGAGGCGCACGCCGACGCCTTCACCGCCGCCGAGACCGGGGACACCGGCAAGCCCGCCGAGCGGTTCAGGGACGACGAGCTGCCCGCGATCGCCGACGCCGTCCGCTACTTCGCCGGAGCCGCGCGGAACCTCCCGGGCGCCGCCGCGGCCGAGTACACCGAGGGCCGCACCTCCCTGCTGCGCCGCGAACCGGTCGGCGTCTGCGCCCAGATCACCCCCTGGAACTACCCGCTGATGATGGCCGCGTGGAAGATCGCTCCGGCCATCGCCGCCGGAAACACCACCGTGCTCAAGCCCGCCGACACCACCCCCTCCTCGTCCGTGCTCCTGGCCCGGATCGCCGCGGAGCACCTGCCGCCGGGCGTGCTCAACGTCGTCTGCGGGGACCGCGACGCGGGCCGCGCCCTCACCGCCCATCCGGCGGTCGCCCTGATCGCGGTCACCGGCAGCGTCCGAGCCGGACGGGAGATCGCGGCGGCCGCCGCGGCCGGCCTCAAGCGGGTCCACTTGGAGCTCGGCGGGAACGCACCCGTCATCGTCCACGAGGACGTGGACGTGGAAGCCACCGCCGCCGCCCTCGCCGCGGTCGCCTACTACAACGCCGGCCAGGACTGCACCGCGCCCACCCGGTTCCTGGTCCACCGCCGGATCCACGACGCGTTCCTCGCGGCCTTCGCCGCCGAGGCGGCCGGGCTCCGCGCCGGCGCCGACTTCGGTCCCCTCAACAACGCCGGCCAACTCGCCTCCGTACGAGGACTGCTGGACCGGCTGCCGCCCCACGCCCGAATCGTCACCGGCGGCAGCCGGTTCGCGGGCCCCGGCTTCTTCCACGAGCCCACCGTGATCGCGGGCGTCCGCCAGGACGACGAGATCGTGCAGGAGGAGATCTTCGGACCCGTCGTGACCGTCCAGTCCTTCGCGGACGAGGCCGAGGCCCTGCACCTCGCCAACGGAGTGCGCTTCGGCCTGGCCGCGAGCGTGTGGACCACCGGCCACGAGCGCGCGATGCGCGCCACCCGCGCCCTGCACACCGGCATCGTCTGGGTGAACACCCACGGCACCACGGTCTCCGAGATGCCGCACGGCGGAGTCAAACACTCCGGCTACGGCAGCGACCTCTCCCTGTCAGGCCTCCTGGACTACACCCAGGCCAAGCACGTCATGCTGTGA
- a CDS encoding Ohr family peroxiredoxin, with protein MTVPLTRSLYRTTAHAAGGRTGSVRTEDGRVDVRLAPPRKNVPGTTNPEQLFAAGFAACFTSALAEVAAEFGADASAARVACEVQLGTTDTPAGYGLAVALTVSLPGWRAADLQPLLHRGTRSAPTRRQYAATYR; from the coding sequence ATGACCGTGCCACTCACCCGCAGCCTGTACCGGACGACCGCGCACGCCGCCGGGGGCCGCACCGGATCCGTCCGCACCGAAGACGGCCGCGTGGACGTCCGTCTCGCCCCGCCCCGCAAGAACGTCCCCGGCACCACCAACCCCGAGCAGCTGTTCGCGGCCGGTTTCGCCGCCTGCTTCACCTCCGCGCTCGCGGAGGTCGCCGCCGAGTTCGGGGCGGACGCCTCCGCCGCACGCGTGGCGTGCGAGGTGCAGCTCGGCACCACGGACACGCCTGCGGGCTACGGTCTGGCGGTGGCCCTCACCGTCAGCCTGCCCGGGTGGCGGGCGGCAGACCTCCAGCCGCTGCTGCACCGGGGGACGCGGTCTGCCCCTACTCGCAGGCAGTACGCGGCAACGTACCGCTGA
- a CDS encoding AraC family transcriptional regulator — translation MSAIEPPSVAACYALAVLSATAEGTGGSAARALPTDRLEFGEMRALWDEVLGAVGAGPHTGLLVGDRIRPEGLHILGHLVLTCASLADAARAAERYHPLVSQAGAVTLQRRAGVGRVCYRPNVAPEAMHPQQVEAVVSSMVRAGRWIAGDGWAPLAVSFTHPRRGSAEPYADVLGCPVVFDAPETAITVADDDLDRRRPLYDPALNALHRAYADRLLRRLSTAVTSTVAERVRQWLEEAPLADAGPDGPAKELSLSVRTLRRALHAEGTSWRALLDTARHGRAGRLLETTDLPLDRIAPLVGLSGATALVRAFNRWEGMPPGAYRSRQRPRAEERDAACHG, via the coding sequence GTGTCAGCCATCGAGCCGCCCTCAGTCGCCGCGTGCTACGCCCTCGCCGTCCTGAGCGCCACGGCGGAGGGCACCGGCGGGTCGGCCGCCCGGGCCCTGCCCACGGACCGGCTGGAGTTCGGCGAGATGCGTGCCCTGTGGGACGAAGTACTGGGCGCCGTGGGCGCCGGCCCGCACACCGGACTCCTCGTGGGCGACCGCATCAGGCCCGAGGGACTGCACATCCTGGGCCACCTCGTCCTCACGTGTGCCAGCCTCGCGGACGCCGCGCGGGCGGCCGAGCGCTACCACCCCCTGGTGAGCCAGGCGGGCGCGGTGACCCTGCAGCGCCGCGCCGGCGTCGGGCGGGTCTGCTACCGGCCGAACGTCGCGCCGGAGGCCATGCACCCGCAGCAGGTGGAGGCGGTCGTCAGCAGCATGGTGCGGGCGGGCCGCTGGATCGCCGGCGACGGCTGGGCGCCCCTGGCCGTGTCCTTCACCCACCCCCGCAGGGGCTCGGCGGAGCCGTACGCCGACGTCCTCGGCTGCCCCGTCGTCTTCGATGCCCCGGAGACCGCGATCACGGTCGCCGACGACGACCTCGACCGGCGCCGCCCGCTCTACGACCCGGCGCTCAACGCCCTGCACCGGGCCTACGCCGACCGGCTCCTGCGCCGGCTGTCCACGGCCGTGACCTCGACCGTCGCCGAGCGCGTACGGCAGTGGCTGGAGGAGGCCCCGCTCGCGGACGCGGGCCCCGACGGCCCCGCCAAGGAGCTCAGCCTCAGCGTCCGTACCCTGCGCAGGGCCCTGCACGCGGAGGGCACGTCGTGGCGCGCGCTCCTCGACACCGCCCGCCACGGCCGGGCCGGGCGGCTGCTGGAGACCACGGACCTGCCGCTGGACCGGATCGCGCCGCTCGTCGGCCTGAGCGGTGCGACGGCCCTGGTCCGCGCCTTCAACCGGTGGGAGGGCATGCCTCCGGGGGCGTACCGCAGCCGGCAACGGCCCCGGGCCGAGGAGCGCGACGCGGCCTGCCACGGGTGA
- a CDS encoding type 1 glutamine amidotransferase domain-containing protein → MILFLLPAGDYDPTEAAVPWAALRKAGFEVRFATPGGKAAYADPRLTDLGFSWLSPWLMTRRAELAAYRDLTEDPHFLAPSPYEEVDPADVTGLFVPGGHAPGMRTLLEDATAQHLFARVFTQGLPMGAVCHGVLLAARAKDPATGRSVLHGRRTTALTSLLELTGWNLTRFWLGRYYRTYRTTVQQEVTAALADPAHFLTGPPLPLRDTAARPGRGFTVKDGNYVSARWPGDCHRLAAEYLALVRTHVMS, encoded by the coding sequence GTGATTCTCTTCCTGCTCCCCGCGGGAGACTACGACCCCACCGAGGCGGCGGTGCCCTGGGCCGCCCTGCGGAAGGCCGGCTTCGAGGTGCGGTTCGCGACCCCGGGCGGCAAGGCCGCGTACGCCGACCCCCGGCTCACGGACCTCGGCTTCTCCTGGCTGTCGCCCTGGCTGATGACCCGCCGCGCCGAGCTCGCCGCCTACCGGGACCTCACCGAGGACCCCCATTTCCTCGCCCCCTCCCCGTACGAGGAGGTGGACCCGGCCGACGTCACGGGCCTGTTCGTCCCCGGCGGCCACGCCCCGGGCATGCGCACCCTGCTCGAGGACGCCACCGCCCAGCACCTGTTCGCCCGGGTCTTCACCCAGGGGCTGCCGATGGGGGCCGTCTGCCACGGAGTGCTCCTCGCCGCCCGGGCCAAGGATCCCGCCACCGGGCGCTCGGTCCTCCACGGCCGGCGGACGACGGCCTTGACGTCCCTGCTGGAGCTGACCGGGTGGAACCTCACCCGGTTCTGGCTGGGGCGCTACTACCGGACCTACCGCACCACCGTGCAGCAGGAGGTCACCGCGGCGCTCGCCGATCCGGCCCACTTCCTCACCGGCCCGCCGCTGCCCCTCCGCGACACCGCCGCCCGGCCCGGACGCGGCTTCACCGTCAAGGACGGCAACTACGTCTCCGCGCGGTGGCCAGGCGACTGCCATCGCCTGGCGGCCGAGTACCTGGCCCTGGTCCGTACCCATGTCATGTCATGA